GTCGGGGGAGTGAGGGAAGCGCGGGTTGGCGGGGTCGTGGCGGTCGCGGTCATCGTGATCAGCCGTGCAGCCCGCACTCGGTCTTCGCGCGTCCCGCCCAGCGGCCGGCGCGCGCGTCCTCGCCGTCGAGGACCCGGCGCGTGCAGGGGGCGCAGCCGACCGATGCGTAACCGTCCGTCAACAGAGGGTTGGTCAGCACGCCGTGCTCGGCAACGTACGCGTCGACGTCGTCCTGGGTCCATCGGGCGATAGGGGAGATCTTGACCTTCTGGCGCTTATCGTCCCAACCGACGACGGGAGTGTTCGCGCGGGTCGGCGACTCGTCGCGGCGCAGCCCGGTCGCCCAGGCCGTGTAGCCCGCGAGCCCCTCCTCCAGCGGCTGCACCTTGCGCAGCTTGCAGCACAGGTCGGGGTCGAGGTCGTGCAGCTTCGGCCCGAACTCGGCGTCCTGCTCGGCGACCGTCCGGCGCGGGGTGAGCGTGATGACGTTGACGTCCATCACGGCCTCGACCGCGTCCCGGGTGCCGATGGTCTCGGGGAAGTGGTAGCCGGTGTCGAGGAACACGACGTCCACGCCCTTGCGGACCCGGGACGCCAGGTGAGCGACGACGGCGTCCTCCATGGAGGACGTCACGCAGAACCGCTCGCCGAACGTGTCCACCGCCCACTGGAGGATCTCCAGCGCGGAGGCGTCCTCCAGATCACGGCCCGCCTGCTCGGCGAGCCGCTTCAACTCGTCGTCCGTACGGCCTTTCTGAGCCGTGGTCATATCCGGTCCCCTCCGTCGTCGGCTCGCTGAACTCCGCGGGCGAGCAGCCCGAGGAACTTCAGCTGGAATGCGCGGTTGCACGCGGCGCATTCCCAGGCGCCGTGGCCCTGCTCGCTCGGACGCAGGTCCTCGTCGCCGCAGTAGGGGCAGTAGAAGGGGGCGGCGCGCTCGCTCATGAGAGGGACTCCTCGCTGGCCCGCGAGGCCCAGGCGGCGAACCGCTCGCCGTCCTCGCGCTCCTCCTGGAACCGCTTCAGCACCCGTTCCACGTAGTCCGGCAGCTCGTCCGAAGTGACCTTCAGACCACGGACCTTGCGGCCGAAACCGGCTTCCAGACCGAGCGCGCCGCCCAGGTGCACCTGGAAGCCCTCGACCTGCTCGCCCCGGTCGTCGAGGACCAGTTGGCCCTTGAGACCGATGTCCGCGACCTGGATTCGGGCGCAGGCGTTCGGGCAGCCGTTGATGTTGATGGTGATCGGCTCGTCGAACTCCGGGATGCGGCGCTCCAGTTCGTCGATGAGCTGGGAGCCGCGCACCTTGGTCTCGACGATGGCGAGCTTGCAGTACTCGATGCCAGTGCAGGCCATGGTGCCGCGCCGGAACGGGGAGGGCTTGGCGGTCAGGTCCAGCGCCTCGAGCGCCTCGACCAGCGACTCGACCTCGGTCTCCGCGACGTCGAGGACGATCATCTTCTGCTCGACGGTGGTACGGACCCGGCCCGAGCCGTGCGCCTCGGCGAGCTCCGCGATCTTCGTCAGGGTCGCGCCGTCCACGCGGCCGACGCGCGGGGCGAAACCGACGTAGAACAGGCCGTCCTGCTGCCGGTGCACGCCGACGTGGTCGCGCCACCGGGCGACCGGCTGGTCCGGGGCAGGGCCGTCGACCAGCTTGCGCTGGAGGTAGTCGTCCTCCAGGATCTGGCGGAACTTCTCCGGGCCCCAGTCGGCGACCAGGAACTTCAGGCGGGCGCGGGTGCGCAGCCGCCGGTAGCCGTGGTCGCGGAAGATCGAGATGACGCCCTCGTAGACGTCCGGGACCTCGTCCAGCGGGACCCAGGCGCC
The Streptomyces sp. NBC_01485 genome window above contains:
- a CDS encoding phosphoadenylyl-sulfate reductase; amino-acid sequence: MTTAQKGRTDDELKRLAEQAGRDLEDASALEILQWAVDTFGERFCVTSSMEDAVVAHLASRVRKGVDVVFLDTGYHFPETIGTRDAVEAVMDVNVITLTPRRTVAEQDAEFGPKLHDLDPDLCCKLRKVQPLEEGLAGYTAWATGLRRDESPTRANTPVVGWDDKRQKVKISPIARWTQDDVDAYVAEHGVLTNPLLTDGYASVGCAPCTRRVLDGEDARAGRWAGRAKTECGLHG
- a CDS encoding nitrite/sulfite reductase; the encoded protein is MAATPQNPAAETPRRKVSRHRGEGQWAAGHFTPLNGNEQFKKDDDGLNVRTRIETIYSKRGFDSIDPNDLRGRMRWWGLYTQRKPGIDGGKTAILEPEELDDEYFMLRVRIDGGRLTTGQLRVIGEISQEFARGTADITDRQNIQYHWIRIEDVPEIWNRLEAVGLSTTEACGDTPRVIIGSPVAGIAEDEIIDGTPAIDEIHRRIIGNKDFSNLPRKFKSAVSGSPLLDVAHEINDIAFVGVHHPEHGPGFDVWVGGGLSTNPKIGVRLGAWVPLDEVPDVYEGVISIFRDHGYRRLRTRARLKFLVADWGPEKFRQILEDDYLQRKLVDGPAPDQPVARWRDHVGVHRQQDGLFYVGFAPRVGRVDGATLTKIAELAEAHGSGRVRTTVEQKMIVLDVAETEVESLVEALEALDLTAKPSPFRRGTMACTGIEYCKLAIVETKVRGSQLIDELERRIPEFDEPITININGCPNACARIQVADIGLKGQLVLDDRGEQVEGFQVHLGGALGLEAGFGRKVRGLKVTSDELPDYVERVLKRFQEEREDGERFAAWASRASEESLS